One genomic segment of [Phormidium] sp. ETS-05 includes these proteins:
- a CDS encoding amidase has product MNKTDIAFTPAIQQAELIRTREISPLELTQIYLERIEQLNPKLGSFFTVAAELALADATAKTEQLTTTNTDNLPPFFGVPTAVKDLNAVAGVPRCCGVAALRQKVEQYDEGVVMRMKQAGFTILGKTATSQLGSLPYTEPPGLPPARNPWNLDYTVGGSSGGAAAAVAAGLCAVAQGSDGGGSIRIPAACCGIVGIKPSRGRVSYAPLGDCLSGIATNGPLGRTVADTAAFLDVISGYITGDPYWLPAPKPSFLEVATAAKPGKLRIAFATNIPPFGEAALPCKQAVEKTAALLESLGHSLEVGCPTVGDLIEPFITVWQTSIPFSGIPPQLLEPMNQWLLEKANRVSSGKYLEAVAAMQIISRRIVAFFDNFDALLLPVTMQPPIRVGEWSQLSPEDAFPKIVNWVAPCAPFNASGQPSIAMGAGFHAGVPVGVQIVGRPGDESTIIALAAQIEAASPRMDNRSELMV; this is encoded by the coding sequence ATGAACAAAACCGATATCGCCTTCACCCCCGCTATCCAACAAGCAGAATTAATCCGCACTAGAGAAATATCCCCCCTAGAATTAACCCAAATTTATCTAGAACGCATCGAGCAGCTCAACCCCAAACTGGGTAGTTTTTTCACCGTCGCCGCTGAATTGGCTCTCGCCGATGCCACAGCCAAAACCGAACAGCTCACTACCACCAATACGGACAATTTACCCCCCTTTTTCGGCGTCCCCACGGCGGTAAAAGACCTCAATGCTGTGGCGGGTGTCCCCCGTTGTTGCGGTGTGGCGGCTCTACGGCAAAAAGTGGAGCAATATGATGAGGGTGTGGTTATGCGAATGAAACAAGCTGGTTTTACGATTCTCGGCAAAACCGCTACTTCCCAATTAGGCAGTTTACCCTACACTGAACCCCCCGGACTGCCTCCCGCACGCAACCCCTGGAATTTAGATTACACTGTAGGCGGTTCCAGCGGCGGCGCGGCGGCGGCAGTGGCGGCGGGTTTATGTGCTGTGGCTCAGGGTTCCGATGGCGGCGGTTCTATTCGCATTCCTGCTGCTTGTTGCGGCATTGTGGGTATCAAACCGTCTCGGGGGCGTGTTTCCTACGCTCCCCTGGGAGACTGTCTCTCTGGTATTGCCACTAATGGTCCGTTGGGACGCACGGTGGCGGATACCGCTGCTTTTCTTGATGTTATATCTGGCTATATTACGGGAGACCCTTACTGGTTGCCTGCGCCAAAACCGTCTTTTTTGGAAGTTGCTACCGCTGCCAAACCGGGGAAATTGCGGATTGCTTTTGCGACGAATATTCCTCCTTTTGGTGAAGCGGCACTCCCCTGTAAGCAGGCTGTAGAAAAAACGGCGGCACTTTTAGAGAGTTTGGGGCATAGTTTAGAGGTTGGTTGTCCGACTGTGGGGGATTTAATTGAGCCTTTTATTACGGTGTGGCAAACGAGTATTCCTTTTTCTGGGATTCCCCCCCAACTGCTGGAACCGATGAATCAATGGCTATTAGAAAAAGCGAATAGGGTTTCTAGTGGGAAGTATTTGGAAGCGGTGGCGGCGATGCAGATTATTTCTCGGCGAATTGTGGCATTTTTTGATAATTTTGATGCTTTGCTGTTACCGGTGACGATGCAGCCGCCTATTCGGGTGGGGGAATGGTCGCAATTGTCCCCAGAAGATGCTTTTCCTAAGATTGTGAATTGGGTGGCTCCTTGTGCGCCTTTTAATGCTTCTGGGCAACCATCTATAGCAATGGGTGCTGGGTTTCATGCTGGGGTGCCTGTGGGGGTGCAAATCGTTGGGCGTCCTGGGGATGAATCGACGATTATTGCTTTGGCGGCACAAATTGAGGCGGCTAGTCCGAGGATGGATAACCGATCGGAGTTAATGGTTTAG
- a CDS encoding SBBP repeat-containing protein, with protein MESNQSLPTYVQWLQQIGTAAADYAYGIASDMAGNIYIGGETQGNFARINAGAKDGWMAKYDRAGNQIWQQQLGTSADDSVYNISTDKDGNTYITGTTSGQLGSSSSGKYDAWVAKYDTQGNQLWLQQLGSISNDDSRSVTTDSLGNVYITGLTWGAVDGLNAGEWDIWVAKYDATGNQQWVKQLGTPAEDTAASIVTDSSGNIYITGSTKGSLQRNQGDFDAWVAKYDSDGNMLWLEQLGTAAEDKSLGAATDSAGNVYITGWTNGVLTRTGSNDSFDAWLAKYDSAGNLVWRQQIVSSGSDGSLDITIDNQNKIYISGATWGNIAGRTAGETDAWVAAYDTDGNRLSTKQFGRAGFDAAFGVAPAPDGNLYLGGWTSSNLDTDAPGVPDAWIAEIIPNQAPQIASLSKQVAQNTPVNLSSGNFQRAFVDLDRDNLAQIKITSLPNPDAGTLTLNGTPVAVNQEIAIGEVNNLTFTPGVDFIGDVRFTWNGSDGQDYAPTDAAVNLNINIEPMPLQLVWMQDISDSQIPIPNNDYIIDYIDYYPTLNQDPLGDLYLTQYVNLDDIYNADYDMSISKYNSNGDLLWEQRLDSGPLEERDFYHPFYYPYIRSISFDRAGNLYFPKLTKDNGLVTDTGAPVYNSGVVKYDPNGNFIEELPLPNDNNEVDVVSQLIQDNDGNFYLTGRRNPQSSVPYLDYPSDIWIAKYDANGNRLWEQYLGSDGGESILSVNLAPDGNLYLIGLTGGDLFGINSEKSNKNDYWIAKYDPNGNILWGKQLGQTLSGNSGDIQIDNQGNFYVQMDLSLGTNSSQEKTTSIAKYDTNGNQIWEQQFAHKGSAHLVIDGDGNWYLSRTVPNDFSISMYINHDLVLSKHDPNGNLIWQQQFDASPNISNLQLDSEGSLYVSGYSAENLLGLNWPLINNTSSNFPKFFMAKYDNNGNLIWGQEFENESIYMPNIIDRGNFYFLNSRANQVLKFQEQDIKPFFTRLQQGTPEDDVLVGNAESNELLGGTGNDTLDGGAGNDTLYGGLGNDVLMGGDGDDWLIDDIPFSNDTLIGGSGADVFGLMTTYYQKNTIIEDFNPTEDVLALVLNYTSLQDITIVPGETGAEIQYQIYIDLDYYETRTFATLNGVDANQVSIEDFLVVMN; from the coding sequence ATGGAGAGCAACCAGAGCCTGCCAACCTACGTACAATGGCTGCAACAAATCGGCACGGCAGCGGCAGATTATGCCTATGGCATCGCCAGCGATATGGCGGGGAATATTTATATCGGTGGCGAGACCCAAGGTAATTTTGCCCGGATTAACGCCGGTGCCAAAGATGGCTGGATGGCTAAATATGACCGCGCTGGCAATCAAATCTGGCAGCAACAACTGGGGACATCGGCGGATGATAGCGTTTACAATATCAGCACTGATAAAGACGGCAACACCTACATCACCGGCACCACATCAGGTCAGCTAGGTAGCAGCAGTAGTGGTAAATATGATGCCTGGGTGGCCAAATACGACACCCAAGGAAATCAACTTTGGTTGCAGCAACTAGGGTCTATCAGTAATGACGACTCTCGCAGCGTCACCACCGATAGTTTGGGCAATGTGTATATCACTGGCTTAACTTGGGGAGCGGTGGATGGATTGAATGCCGGAGAGTGGGATATTTGGGTGGCGAAATACGACGCTACTGGCAATCAACAGTGGGTGAAACAACTGGGAACTCCAGCGGAAGATACAGCCGCCAGCATTGTCACCGACAGCAGTGGTAATATCTATATTACTGGTTCGACCAAAGGCAGTTTGCAGAGAAATCAAGGAGATTTTGATGCTTGGGTAGCCAAATATGACAGCGATGGCAATATGCTGTGGTTGGAACAGTTAGGGACGGCGGCTGAGGATAAATCTCTAGGAGCGGCTACTGACAGTGCGGGAAATGTTTACATCACTGGCTGGACGAATGGCGTATTAACGCGGACGGGAAGTAATGACAGTTTTGATGCTTGGCTGGCAAAATATGACAGTGCGGGAAATCTAGTCTGGCGTCAGCAAATTGTTAGCAGCGGTTCTGATGGCAGTTTAGATATCACGATCGATAACCAGAACAAAATTTATATTTCTGGTGCTACTTGGGGTAACATTGCAGGCAGAACTGCGGGGGAAACTGACGCTTGGGTGGCGGCGTATGACACCGATGGTAACAGGCTATCCACGAAGCAATTTGGCCGTGCGGGATTTGATGCAGCTTTTGGCGTTGCTCCTGCACCTGATGGCAATCTCTATCTCGGCGGTTGGACTAGCAGCAACTTAGATACTGATGCTCCAGGTGTTCCAGATGCTTGGATCGCCGAAATTATCCCAAACCAAGCTCCGCAAATCGCTAGTTTAAGTAAGCAGGTTGCTCAAAATACGCCGGTGAACTTGAGCAGTGGGAATTTTCAGCGTGCTTTTGTGGATTTAGACCGAGACAATCTGGCTCAAATCAAGATTACCTCACTTCCCAATCCCGATGCAGGGACTTTAACCCTCAACGGCACCCCGGTAGCTGTTAATCAAGAAATTGCGATCGGGGAGGTAAATAATCTTACCTTTACTCCGGGAGTAGATTTTATCGGGGATGTGCGTTTCACCTGGAATGGCAGCGATGGTCAAGATTATGCTCCTACGGATGCGGCGGTTAATTTGAATATCAATATCGAGCCAATGCCGCTCCAGTTGGTATGGATGCAAGATATTAGCGATAGTCAGATTCCAATTCCAAATAATGATTATATTATTGATTACATTGACTATTATCCTACTTTAAATCAAGACCCTTTAGGAGACTTGTACCTAACGCAATATGTGAATCTGGATGACATATATAACGCTGATTATGATATGTCAATATCCAAGTACAACTCTAATGGTGATTTACTGTGGGAGCAGCGGCTGGATTCCGGACCTTTAGAAGAGCGTGATTTCTACCATCCTTTCTACTATCCATATATCAGATCTATCAGCTTCGATCGTGCTGGCAATCTTTACTTTCCCAAACTTACGAAAGATAATGGATTAGTTACAGATACCGGCGCTCCTGTTTATAATAGTGGGGTTGTTAAGTATGACCCCAATGGCAACTTTATTGAGGAACTGCCGTTACCCAATGATAACAATGAAGTTGACGTTGTATCTCAGCTAATTCAAGATAATGATGGCAATTTTTACTTAACAGGAAGGAGAAATCCTCAGTCCTCAGTACCTTATCTTGACTACCCCTCTGATATCTGGATAGCTAAGTACGACGCTAATGGCAACCGGCTGTGGGAGCAGTATTTAGGTAGTGATGGTGGTGAATCTATTCTAAGTGTTAATCTAGCTCCAGATGGTAATCTTTATCTAATTGGCTTGACTGGGGGAGATTTATTTGGAATTAACAGTGAAAAATCTAATAAGAATGACTACTGGATAGCCAAGTACGATCCAAATGGTAACATCCTGTGGGGAAAGCAGTTAGGACAAACTTTATCTGGCAACAGCGGCGATATTCAAATAGATAATCAAGGAAATTTTTACGTTCAAATGGATTTGAGCCTAGGAACCAATTCTTCTCAGGAAAAGACAACATCAATAGCCAAGTATGACACTAATGGCAACCAGATTTGGGAACAGCAGTTTGCGCATAAAGGTTCCGCTCATCTAGTTATAGATGGGGATGGCAACTGGTATTTATCCCGAACTGTTCCCAATGATTTTTCTATTAGTATGTACATAAATCACGATTTAGTCCTGTCCAAGCATGACCCCAATGGCAACTTAATTTGGCAGCAGCAATTTGACGCCAGTCCTAACATAAGCAATCTTCAACTAGACTCAGAGGGTAGTTTGTATGTGAGTGGATATTCGGCGGAAAATTTATTGGGATTGAATTGGCCTTTGATTAACAATACATCCTCAAATTTCCCAAAATTTTTCATGGCCAAGTATGACAATAATGGTAATCTGATTTGGGGACAAGAGTTTGAGAATGAAAGCATCTATATGCCTAATATAATAGATCGGGGTAACTTTTACTTTTTAAATTCGCGGGCAAATCAAGTGCTGAAATTCCAAGAGCAAGATATCAAACCATTTTTTACTCGATTGCAGCAAGGCACTCCAGAAGATGACGTTTTGGTGGGGAATGCTGAGAGTAACGAGCTGTTGGGAGGTACTGGGAATGACACCCTGGATGGCGGGGCAGGAAATGATACTCTGTATGGGGGACTTGGTAATGATGTCCTTATGGGTGGGGATGGGGATGATTGGCTGATTGATGATATTCCATTTTCTAATGATACCCTAATTGGGGGTAGTGGTGCTGATGTGTTTGGTTTGATGACAACATACTACCAGAAAAACACAATAATTGAAGATTTTAATCCCACCGAAGATGTGTTGGCTTTGGTGCTGAATTATACATCGCTGCAAGATATTACTATTGTTCCCGGTGAAACTGGTGCAGAAATTCAATATCAAATTTATATTGACTTGGATTATTATGAGACAAGAACTTTCGCTACTCTCAATGGAGTAGATGCCAATCAGGTTAGCATTGAGGATTTTCTGGTTGTGATGAATTAA
- a CDS encoding IS607 family transposase, which yields MSLVPLRVAVKRTGLHPNTLRKYAEPGRIYSIRNAANQRLFDVDSFIYESKPKTEYQICYCRVSSTKQRDDLDRQVAYMVSLFPKAEIIKDIGAGLNFKRKGLKTLLERLMRRDQFTLVVAYLSRLARFGFELIEWMVEQNGGKIVVLDNTVHRPDSELTADILSIIHVFSCRMHGLRKSGQKIKQDPDLSKWDAKKSD from the coding sequence ATGAGCTTAGTTCCTCTCCGCGTAGCGGTAAAGCGGACGGGCTTGCACCCCAACACACTCCGGAAATATGCAGAGCCAGGTCGGATTTACTCAATCAGAAATGCGGCAAATCAACGTCTATTTGACGTTGACAGCTTTATTTACGAGTCAAAGCCTAAGACCGAGTATCAGATTTGCTATTGCCGAGTTAGCAGCACTAAGCAGAGAGACGACCTGGATAGACAAGTTGCTTACATGGTCTCCCTGTTCCCAAAAGCCGAAATCATCAAAGATATCGGAGCGGGACTCAACTTCAAGCGGAAAGGACTTAAAACCTTACTGGAACGACTTATGCGCCGAGACCAGTTCACGCTTGTTGTTGCCTACCTATCCAGACTGGCAAGATTCGGATTCGAGCTTATTGAGTGGATGGTCGAGCAAAACGGTGGAAAAATCGTGGTTCTCGACAACACTGTTCACCGCCCCGACTCAGAACTTACCGCCGATATTCTGTCCATCATTCATGTCTTCAGTTGCAGAATGCACGGACTCAGGAAATCCGGTCAGAAAATCAAGCAAGATCCGGATCTATCCAAATGGGACGCAAAGAAATCTGATTAG
- a CDS encoding transposase — MSSVAECTDSGNPVRKSSKIRIYPNGTQRNLIRQWFGVSRLVFNTTVKYLQQPDTKANWKAIKGDILKSLPEFCSSVPYQIKSIAVKDACKAVSNAKAKYKKTLCCQQVSFRSRKNPYQSCYIPKSAVKPRGIYHTILGQLDYAEELPENFGDCRLVRVRGQYYLCVPSSSSTYHPSARQPRRVVALDPGVRTFLTFFSEQKVGKIGESDFSRIQRLCHHLDDLISRFSCVSAEQRRRLKKAADRIRVRIRNLVDELHHKAARFLVDNFDVILLPTFETSNMSRKATRKIRSKTVRNMLSFAHYRFQQFLKHKATERGSLVVDVCEAYTSKTVSWTGEIRAIGGAKPLSRLLMER, encoded by the coding sequence ATGTCTTCAGTTGCAGAATGCACGGACTCAGGAAATCCGGTCAGAAAATCAAGCAAGATCCGGATCTATCCAAATGGGACGCAAAGAAATCTGATTAGGCAATGGTTTGGGGTATCAAGACTCGTCTTTAATACCACCGTAAAGTACCTCCAGCAGCCTGACACCAAGGCTAACTGGAAAGCCATTAAAGGCGACATATTGAAATCATTGCCAGAGTTTTGCTCTTCCGTGCCTTACCAAATTAAATCGATAGCGGTTAAGGACGCTTGCAAGGCGGTCAGCAATGCTAAAGCGAAGTACAAAAAGACTCTTTGCTGTCAGCAGGTATCTTTCAGATCCAGAAAGAACCCTTACCAGTCATGCTATATCCCAAAATCTGCCGTTAAGCCTCGGGGCATATACCACACAATTTTGGGTCAACTTGACTATGCAGAAGAGTTGCCGGAAAACTTTGGGGACTGTCGGTTAGTTCGTGTACGCGGGCAGTATTATCTGTGCGTCCCCTCATCGAGCAGTACTTACCACCCATCAGCCCGACAACCAAGGCGGGTGGTAGCCTTAGACCCTGGAGTTAGAACATTCCTCACCTTCTTTTCTGAACAGAAAGTCGGGAAGATAGGAGAGTCAGATTTCTCCAGGATTCAACGTCTATGTCATCACCTCGACGATCTGATTTCTCGATTTAGCTGTGTAAGCGCCGAGCAACGGCGGCGGCTCAAAAAAGCCGCTGACAGAATCAGGGTGAGGATTCGCAACCTGGTAGATGAATTGCATCACAAAGCCGCCAGATTTCTGGTAGACAACTTTGATGTAATTCTCCTGCCAACGTTTGAGACTTCAAATATGAGCCGCAAGGCCACAAGAAAAATCCGCTCAAAGACTGTGCGGAATATGCTTTCATTTGCGCATTACCGTTTCCAGCAATTCCTGAAACATAAAGCAACAGAGCGCGGGTCTCTGGTGGTGGATGTCTGTGAAGCGTACACCAGCAAAACGGTTAGCTGGACTGGTGAGATTCGAGCAATTGGCGGGGCGAAACCATTAAGTCGGCTCTTGATGGAAAGGTGA